AGGCCAGGAGCGACAGGAGCAGAACGATAATCATCGTGCCAAGCAGCGCGATCCCTTGCTGATTTCCTGTGAAAGTCCGGTACGACATGGTGTGATTCCTCGCTTATGATTGAATAGAGACATCCCGCAGCATCTTGTGACGGGATTGTTCGGATTGAATCTCTACAACGATCCGCTTCATGTGGGATATTGTGTCCGCTCTTTTCCCCGTCTCGTCCCAATACGAGAGCCGGAGGTTCTGAAGCCCACCGATCACCACACTGGCCCCTCCATCGACCATACGCATCAGCTGCAAGGTTCCGGTTTCATCACGTTTGGCGTAGTACAGGACCCGATTGCGAACCTCCACGGATACTCCCGCCGAGAAAGTCGATTCGACCGGTTCCATCAATGTCAGCTGATTCCGTTGGCCTGCCCGCGCAAGCCGGTGTGACTCGCATTGTGTCGAGCTGCAAATCATGATGGTCTTCCCTGCATCCCACCCGCTGCCATTCTGCACGGCGATCACTGACTGACCTGGCAGAAGCGTACCCGTCGTATTGGTCCGAAAGGCGCCGAGATTCGCATAGAAGAGAATCCGATCTGGATCTGCAGTTTGAATCGTTTCGGCCGTCGCAAGTCGAACTTCCTGCTCAAACACCTCTAGACCAACTCGCATATCTTGCTGCTGTCTCACTACCGTGAAATGTTTGTCCGCATGGGTTTTCGCCACGGTGAAGATGTCCAGAGTGGCGGCCAGCACTGCGGCGCCCATGGACAAACTGAGCATCAGCTCGATCAGCGTGAGCCCGGACTGACCCGGGAATAACCCAGGAAGAGGTGGTTGCTGAACTTGTCTACAAAGAGCGTTGCTGCGATTCATGGTTGCCCCACATAGTTGGGATTCGCCCGCATTGTTGCCATTTGAACCTCCCGCTTCTCCTTGTTCCGTCCCAGATAGGTCGCCATTGCCCGAATTCTCACCATACTGGTCGCACTCAAGGGTCCTGGGTGATCCGTCTCGATCGTCCAGACCACGGTGATTCCATTTTGCTCATACATGGCGCTATAGATGCCATCGCCTGGCGTAACGTCGATGCCTGTGCCGTCATCAGTCATATGGATTTCAGCCACACCATCTCGATCAAGATCGTCCTCCAGCAGCAACTGCCACCGAACTGAGCGCTTCGCTTCCACCCGTCCCTGCACGAACTCCAGCGCCCGACTGTTCACCGCACCCTGCTGTGCATATCGCGCGGAGATTTCCACCGCACCCAGGGTCCCCATCAGGGCAATGCCGGAGATCATCATCGCCACCATGACTTCCACCAAACTGATGCCGTTATTGTTCATCAGCCGTCTCATAAAATGGATACCCGCCCTGTGATACTCACGGTCAGTTTCTGGCTCTGACCCTCTTGGCTCCGGAGCTGGACCGTCGTGGCCGTGGCAGACCGCCCGCTTGGGTGAAACAGGATTTCTGGTCCTGCGCTTGGCTCTTCGATCACAAGATGTTTGTCGCTGTAATGATAGACATGATGCGTAAGTCCGCTCAGGACGAACTGGGTGACAAGCTCCCGCCGGTCCAGGTCGACGAGAATACGCACGCGATCGCGGTTGGTGAGGGCCAGTTGTTTGGCTAGGCGCAGTTCCGAAGCGATCTCCTCGGCGGCACAGCGAAGCTGAGTCCGAGAGTTGAGGGTCATGAAGTTAGGCAGGGCCATGCTCGCTACGATGGCCACGATACCGACAACGACTAGGAGTTCAGTTAACGTCTTCCCGTCTTGCGTCATGTCCTTCTTTCCCCTTCTCTGCGTGATCGACTGGCGCAGTGGTATCTCAAGACTCGTGCCGTTTTGAAATCATCTCGCAGGGGGGATCGTTTTGAGTAGAACCGTGTGAATGGACGTGATGGAAACCGCTGATGAAATAAGAGAAACCTCAGCCTCAGGCAGATTAAGCAGGGGCGAATCACGGCAGAGTGGGATTGACAGGAAGGACGAGAACCACTAAACAAAAGAGATACAGTTCATGACAGAAAGGATACAGCTGGTCAGGCTGAAATCGGCCGCCAGAGCCATTATCCAGCCAACAGGCCTTGATACCAATCCAGAAGTGACTGCCCAAAGAAGAGTGAGACCAGGGCGCCACAGACAAGAAACGGCCCAAAGGGGATGTAGTCTTCCCGCCTCATCACCTTTGCAGCGATGAGAGTAACGCCGACGACCGAGCCCAGGAACGATCCCAGCATAATCGTCATGACAGCCGGTTTCCACCCCAGAAAGGCTCCGACCATGGCAAGCAGCTTGATGTCTCCCCCACCCATTCCCTCTTTGCCGAAGAGATAGGGACTGGCCCAAGCGAGCAGCCATAGAATTCCCCCGCCAACGAGCAACCCGATGATCCCATTGACAAGCCCGAGCGGCAGAATCGTACCCGCACTGATCAAACCGATCACAATCCCTGGGAATGTAATCGCATTCGGGATGATTTTATGGGAGAGGTCAGTTCCCGCCACGACCAGGAGGGCGGAATAGAGCCCCCAATAGACCACGGTGCTCCAGGTGAGCCCAAAAAACCATAAGATGCTCACATACCCGAGACTGTTCAGTATTTCCACCGCCGGA
This Nitrospira sp. DNA region includes the following protein-coding sequences:
- a CDS encoding prepilin-type N-terminal cleavage/methylation domain-containing protein, which gives rise to MRRLMNNNGISLVEVMVAMMISGIALMGTLGAVEISARYAQQGAVNSRALEFVQGRVEAKRSVRWQLLLEDDLDRDGVAEIHMTDDGTGIDVTPGDGIYSAMYEQNGITVVWTIETDHPGPLSATSMVRIRAMATYLGRNKEKREVQMATMRANPNYVGQP
- a CDS encoding GspH/FimT family pseudopilin, giving the protein MTQDGKTLTELLVVVGIVAIVASMALPNFMTLNSRTQLRCAAEEIASELRLAKQLALTNRDRVRILVDLDRRELVTQFVLSGLTHHVYHYSDKHLVIEEPSAGPEILFHPSGRSATATTVQLRSQEGQSQKLTVSITGRVSIL
- a CDS encoding prepilin peptidase, with the translated sequence MHDGHDFFLLLCSGFFGAVVGSFLNVCIYRLPRCESVAWPGSHCPTCSQAIAWYDNIPILSYVALAGRCRHCGVHIPLQYPAVEILNSLGYVSILWFFGLTWSTVVYWGLYSALLVVAGTDLSHKIIPNAITFPGIVIGLISAGTILPLGLVNGIIGLLVGGGILWLLAWASPYLFGKEGMGGGDIKLLAMVGAFLGWKPAVMTIMLGSFLGSVVGVTLIAAKVMRREDYIPFGPFLVCGALVSLFFGQSLLDWYQGLLAG